A genome region from Triticum aestivum cultivar Chinese Spring chromosome 2B, IWGSC CS RefSeq v2.1, whole genome shotgun sequence includes the following:
- the LOC123046086 gene encoding IAA-amino acid hydrolase ILR1-like 5 isoform X2 codes for MKASPTFHLTMATPRLPCLFVLLLLSTASAEYAEELLRRAEGEREWITGVRRRIHAHPELAFQEHRTSALVREELERLGVTARAVAGTGVVADVGSGMPPIVSLRADMDALPIQELVEWEHKSRVDGVMHACGHDVHTAMLLGAAKLLHERKDQLKGTVRLLFQPAEEGGAGASHMIKEGPTQAAVCFYVVKIEGKTGKAETPHLNVDPIVAAAFTVLSLQQLTSREDDPLHSQVLSVTYIKGGNSVDVIPPVVEFGGTLRSLTTEGLYRLQKRLKEVVEGQAAVHRCRGVTEILGAPSHPMYPAVVNDERLHQHVENVGRSLLGPDKVKPGEKIMAGEDFAFYQQLVPGVMFGIGIRNEKVGSVHSAHNPHFFVDEDVLPIGAALHTATAEMYLSGRSTQNEDGSVHSTI; via the exons ATGAAAGCTTCCCCCACCTTCCACTTGACCATGGCCACTCCTCGTCTCCCCTGCCTCTtcgttctcctcctcctctccaccgcctCGGCGGAGTACGCGGAGGAGCTACTTCGGCGCGCCGAGGGCGAGCGAGAGTGGATTACCGGCGTGCGGCGGCGCATACACGCCCACCCGGAGCTCGCGTTCCAGGAGCACCGCACCAGCGCCCTCGTCCGCGAGGAGCTCGAGCGGCTAGGTGTTACCGCCCGCGCCGttgccggcaccggtgtcgtcGCTGATGTCGGCTCGGGCATGCCCCCGATCGTCTCCCTCCGCGCCGACATGGACGCCCTGCCCATCCAG GAATTGGTGGAGTGGGAGCATAAGAGCAGAGTTGATGGTGTAATGCACGCCTGTGGTCATGATGTGCACACAGCGATGCTACTGGGAGCGGCAAAGTTGCTTCATGAGCGCAAGGATCAGCTTAAG GGAACAGTGAGACTCCTTTTTCAACCTGCTGAGGAGGGTGGTGCTGGTGCATCTCATATGATAAAAGAAG GACCAACACAAGCAGCTGTATGTTTCTATGTAGTGAAAATAGAAGGTAAAACCGGGAAGGCTGAAACCCCACACTTAAATGTGGATCCTATTGTTGCTGCAGCATTTACCGTCCTGTCCCTGCAACAGCTCACTTCAAGAGAAGATGATCCTCTTCACAGCCAA GTGCTCTCTGTCACCTATATTAAAGGTGGGAACTCAGTTGATGTCATACCTCCAGTTGTTGAATTTGGAGGTACTTTGAGGAGCCTCACTACTGAAGGACTTTATCGGCTACAGAAAAGACTTAAGGAG GTAGTAGAAGGGCAGGCAGCTGTACATAGATGCAGGGGAGTTACGGAGAtattgggggctccctcccacccAATGTATCCTGCCGTCGTCAATGATGAGAGACTGCACCAGCATGTAGAGAATGTGGGCAGAAGTTTGCTTGGTCCAGACAAGGTGAAGCCCGGAGAGAAGATCATGGCAGGGGAAGACTTTGCATTCTACCAACAGTTAGTTCCTGGCGTTATGTTTGGTATCGGTATTAGAAATGAGAAAGTCGGTTCGGTCCACTCTGCTCACAACCCACATTTCTTTGTCGACGAGGATGTCCTTCCGATTGGAGCTGCATTGCATACTGCCACCGCAGAAATGTATCTTTCTGGGCGTTCCACTCAAAATGAAGATGGAAGCGTGCATTCGACGATTTGA
- the LOC123046086 gene encoding IAA-amino acid hydrolase ILR1-like 5 isoform X1, protein MKASPTFHLTMATPRLPCLFVLLLLSTASAEYAEELLRRAEGEREWITGVRRRIHAHPELAFQEHRTSALVREELERLGVTARAVAGTGVVADVGSGMPPIVSLRADMDALPIQELVEWEHKSRVDGVMHACGHDVHTAMLLGAAKLLHERKDQLKGTVRLLFQPAEEGGAGASHMIKEGVLDGVEAIFAMHIDYRMPTGVIAAHAGPTQAAVCFYVVKIEGKTGKAETPHLNVDPIVAAAFTVLSLQQLTSREDDPLHSQVLSVTYIKGGNSVDVIPPVVEFGGTLRSLTTEGLYRLQKRLKEVVEGQAAVHRCRGVTEILGAPSHPMYPAVVNDERLHQHVENVGRSLLGPDKVKPGEKIMAGEDFAFYQQLVPGVMFGIGIRNEKVGSVHSAHNPHFFVDEDVLPIGAALHTATAEMYLSGRSTQNEDGSVHSTI, encoded by the exons ATGAAAGCTTCCCCCACCTTCCACTTGACCATGGCCACTCCTCGTCTCCCCTGCCTCTtcgttctcctcctcctctccaccgcctCGGCGGAGTACGCGGAGGAGCTACTTCGGCGCGCCGAGGGCGAGCGAGAGTGGATTACCGGCGTGCGGCGGCGCATACACGCCCACCCGGAGCTCGCGTTCCAGGAGCACCGCACCAGCGCCCTCGTCCGCGAGGAGCTCGAGCGGCTAGGTGTTACCGCCCGCGCCGttgccggcaccggtgtcgtcGCTGATGTCGGCTCGGGCATGCCCCCGATCGTCTCCCTCCGCGCCGACATGGACGCCCTGCCCATCCAG GAATTGGTGGAGTGGGAGCATAAGAGCAGAGTTGATGGTGTAATGCACGCCTGTGGTCATGATGTGCACACAGCGATGCTACTGGGAGCGGCAAAGTTGCTTCATGAGCGCAAGGATCAGCTTAAG GGAACAGTGAGACTCCTTTTTCAACCTGCTGAGGAGGGTGGTGCTGGTGCATCTCATATGATAAAAGAAGGTGTTCTTGATGGTGTTGAAGCTATATTTGCAATGCATATCGATTATCGGATGCCAACAGGGGTAATAGCTGCTCATGCAGGACCAACACAAGCAGCTGTATGTTTCTATGTAGTGAAAATAGAAGGTAAAACCGGGAAGGCTGAAACCCCACACTTAAATGTGGATCCTATTGTTGCTGCAGCATTTACCGTCCTGTCCCTGCAACAGCTCACTTCAAGAGAAGATGATCCTCTTCACAGCCAA GTGCTCTCTGTCACCTATATTAAAGGTGGGAACTCAGTTGATGTCATACCTCCAGTTGTTGAATTTGGAGGTACTTTGAGGAGCCTCACTACTGAAGGACTTTATCGGCTACAGAAAAGACTTAAGGAG GTAGTAGAAGGGCAGGCAGCTGTACATAGATGCAGGGGAGTTACGGAGAtattgggggctccctcccacccAATGTATCCTGCCGTCGTCAATGATGAGAGACTGCACCAGCATGTAGAGAATGTGGGCAGAAGTTTGCTTGGTCCAGACAAGGTGAAGCCCGGAGAGAAGATCATGGCAGGGGAAGACTTTGCATTCTACCAACAGTTAGTTCCTGGCGTTATGTTTGGTATCGGTATTAGAAATGAGAAAGTCGGTTCGGTCCACTCTGCTCACAACCCACATTTCTTTGTCGACGAGGATGTCCTTCCGATTGGAGCTGCATTGCATACTGCCACCGCAGAAATGTATCTTTCTGGGCGTTCCACTCAAAATGAAGATGGAAGCGTGCATTCGACGATTTGA